From Halococcus agarilyticus, one genomic window encodes:
- a CDS encoding DNA topoisomerase encodes MELIITEKETAARNIAEILSGESADVERRNGVNVYKWGGRRCVGLSGHVVENDFPPEYANWRDVEPVELIDAEVVVEPHESRENIVRTLRLLARDADGVIIATDYDREGELIGKEAHDIVRDVTDAPIRRARFSSFAEPEVREAFDDLDDLDFDLAAAGEARQEIDLVWGAALTRFLSLSAKQMGSDFISVGRVQSPTLKLIVDREREIEAFDPDDYWELFCDLEKDDERFEAQYFYDDDGSEAERIWDEDVAETVYDDLRGASTATVEEVRRRTRTDDPPAPFNTTQYIRAASSLGYSAQRAMSLAEELYTAGYITYPRTDNTVYPDDLDVEELLGEFTDHPEFGDDADALLEGEPTPTEGDEETTDHPPIHPTGELPSTTELGDDERTVYELVVRRFFATVADPAEWEHLRVTAVAGDHQLKANGKRLLEPGYHAVYPYVDSTENHVPDVEEGDELPVSDVRSEAKETQPPRRRGQSRLIETMESKEIGTKCLTGDTPILTERDGGIVRVPIREAFENGRVALSDGDTDIAINETGPKTLSFDESDGRVAERTQTLVSERPLRTDEQVHDVTTTAGSFSATGEHPVYKRTDEGIELARVAELAPGDELLSARRSVGGNIGAVGTIATWEEFAASCDISTKLYGTACNATLREHRTATNETQVELAERLGTDRTHISAYENDRRDVPAWILGKLGIRPPKLHGLNYDCAFDNPFPIEWCPAVARVFANLLGDGSVHINEAENVVDIRYHNTDRRLIERFSDDIESIFGFRPTISEQDGHEAHHRSKYQVRIPGAVGRVLVYVLDTVTENGCPRVPEPLQPAFIGALFDDEGHISTDAKAFVSNIDHDLLRGVAEMLSQHDIDSALAENQHKLYIRGRKRLEPFLDTVPIAADEKFYRGLQALKRYDVTEHNARLLRAMAERPRTSEELAAVVGLSRGRVNALLREFRAAGFVQRHIEGSNRSHDGNRTIRYSTNEFSDSIYATVLGSPATATVASVEERDYDGPVYDLTIDEEAPNFAVEGGVIVHNSTRHNTIEKLYDRGYIENDPPQPTTLAKAVVDASERFAEQVVSEAMTERLEADMDAIASGEITLDEVTDESREMLATVFEELHDSREAIGDYLRNSLKVDKTLGPCPDCGAALLVRRSRHGSYFVGCDGYPDCEFTLPLPSSGKPVIQEETCDEHELRAVKMLDGRNTFVHGCPICAAEDADETEDRVIGACPECGGEKDNDEEGGELAIKSLRTGSRLAGCTRYPDCEYSLPLPRRGEIEVTDEYCEEHALPELVVHSGDDPWELGCPVCNYREYQARQAATDLEDLDGLGAKTAEKLAAVGIDSLDDLREGEADAVAAEVQGVSADNVRKWQAKAD; translated from the coding sequence AACGACTTCCCGCCGGAGTACGCGAACTGGCGCGATGTCGAACCCGTCGAACTCATCGACGCCGAGGTGGTCGTCGAGCCACACGAGAGCCGCGAGAACATCGTCCGTACCCTCCGGCTGCTCGCTCGGGACGCCGACGGCGTCATCATCGCCACCGACTACGACCGCGAGGGGGAACTCATCGGCAAGGAAGCCCACGACATCGTCCGAGACGTGACCGACGCCCCGATCCGGCGCGCACGCTTCTCGTCGTTCGCCGAGCCCGAGGTGCGTGAGGCGTTCGACGATCTCGACGATCTCGATTTCGATCTCGCGGCCGCCGGGGAGGCGCGCCAGGAGATCGACCTCGTCTGGGGCGCAGCACTCACTCGCTTTCTGTCGCTGTCGGCGAAACAGATGGGCAGCGACTTCATCAGCGTCGGGCGGGTCCAGTCGCCGACCCTCAAGCTGATCGTCGACCGTGAGCGCGAGATCGAGGCGTTCGATCCCGACGACTACTGGGAGCTGTTCTGCGACCTCGAAAAGGACGACGAGCGCTTCGAGGCCCAATACTTCTACGACGACGACGGCAGCGAGGCCGAGCGAATCTGGGACGAGGACGTGGCCGAAACGGTCTACGACGACCTCCGCGGGGCGAGCACGGCAACAGTCGAGGAAGTTCGCCGACGGACGCGAACCGACGACCCACCAGCCCCGTTCAACACCACCCAGTACATCCGTGCCGCGAGCTCGCTCGGCTACTCCGCCCAGCGCGCGATGAGCCTCGCCGAGGAGCTCTACACCGCGGGGTACATCACCTATCCCCGGACCGACAACACAGTGTACCCCGACGATCTCGATGTCGAGGAACTCCTCGGCGAGTTCACCGACCATCCCGAGTTCGGGGACGATGCCGACGCGCTGCTGGAAGGCGAGCCGACACCCACAGAGGGCGACGAGGAGACCACCGATCACCCACCGATCCACCCCACGGGAGAGCTTCCGTCGACGACTGAACTCGGTGACGACGAGCGTACGGTGTACGAACTCGTCGTCCGGCGTTTCTTCGCGACCGTGGCCGACCCCGCCGAGTGGGAACACCTCCGGGTGACCGCCGTGGCCGGCGACCACCAGTTGAAGGCCAACGGCAAGCGCCTGCTGGAGCCGGGGTATCACGCGGTCTACCCCTACGTCGACTCCACCGAGAACCACGTGCCGGACGTCGAGGAGGGCGACGAGCTGCCGGTGAGCGACGTCCGGAGCGAGGCCAAGGAAACGCAGCCGCCGCGCCGGCGCGGCCAGTCGCGGCTGATCGAGACGATGGAGTCGAAGGAGATTGGGACGAAGTGCTTGACAGGAGACACTCCGATACTCACCGAACGTGACGGGGGCATCGTTCGCGTTCCGATCCGAGAAGCGTTCGAGAACGGTCGCGTTGCCCTCTCGGACGGTGACACGGACATTGCCATCAACGAAACCGGCCCGAAGACGCTATCGTTCGACGAGTCCGATGGACGGGTTGCCGAACGGACGCAAACGCTCGTCAGCGAGCGTCCGCTGCGGACGGACGAGCAGGTTCACGACGTGACGACGACTGCCGGATCGTTCTCCGCGACGGGCGAACACCCCGTGTACAAGCGAACGGACGAGGGTATCGAACTGGCTCGCGTCGCCGAACTCGCGCCGGGCGACGAGTTGCTGTCCGCCCGACGGTCTGTGGGCGGGAACATCGGTGCGGTTGGGACTATCGCAACATGGGAGGAGTTCGCTGCGTCCTGCGATATCTCGACGAAACTCTACGGAACTGCCTGCAACGCAACACTCCGTGAACACAGAACGGCGACCAATGAAACACAGGTAGAACTCGCCGAGCGACTCGGCACGGACCGAACACACATCAGTGCCTACGAAAACGACCGCCGAGACGTGCCGGCCTGGATACTGGGCAAACTGGGAATACGACCGCCGAAACTCCATGGATTGAATTACGACTGTGCGTTCGACAACCCCTTTCCCATCGAGTGGTGTCCTGCGGTCGCCAGGGTGTTTGCGAATCTTCTCGGCGACGGTTCGGTTCACATCAACGAGGCCGAGAACGTCGTCGACATCAGGTATCACAACACCGATCGGCGTCTGATCGAACGCTTTTCCGATGACATCGAGTCGATATTCGGATTTCGGCCGACCATCAGCGAGCAAGACGGCCACGAAGCACACCATCGATCGAAATATCAGGTGCGGATACCCGGAGCAGTCGGTCGGGTACTGGTGTACGTGCTCGATACCGTGACCGAGAACGGCTGTCCACGCGTTCCGGAGCCGCTCCAGCCAGCGTTCATCGGTGCGCTGTTCGACGATGAGGGTCACATTTCGACCGACGCCAAGGCGTTCGTCTCGAATATCGACCACGACCTGCTCCGCGGCGTCGCCGAGATGTTGTCCCAGCACGATATCGATTCGGCTCTTGCCGAGAACCAGCACAAGCTCTACATTCGCGGCCGGAAGCGGTTGGAACCGTTCCTCGATACGGTACCGATTGCTGCCGACGAGAAGTTCTATCGCGGGCTACAAGCGCTGAAGCGGTACGACGTCACGGAGCACAACGCTCGGCTGCTCCGAGCGATGGCGGAACGACCGCGAACGTCGGAGGAACTCGCCGCCGTTGTCGGCCTATCGCGCGGGCGCGTCAACGCACTCCTCCGTGAGTTTCGGGCGGCCGGATTCGTCCAGAGACATATCGAGGGAAGCAACCGGAGTCACGACGGAAACCGAACGATTCGCTACTCGACGAATGAGTTTTCTGATTCCATCTACGCTACGGTACTCGGCAGCCCCGCGACAGCAACGGTGGCGTCGGTCGAAGAGCGTGACTATGACGGGCCGGTGTACGACCTGACCATTGACGAGGAAGCCCCGAACTTCGCCGTCGAAGGCGGTGTCATCGTCCACAACTCGACCCGCCACAACACCATCGAGAAGCTCTACGACCGGGGGTACATCGAGAACGACCCGCCCCAGCCGACGACGCTCGCGAAGGCGGTCGTCGACGCCAGCGAGCGCTTCGCCGAGCAGGTCGTGAGCGAGGCGATGACCGAACGGCTCGAAGCCGACATGGACGCGATCGCGAGCGGCGAAATCACCCTCGACGAGGTGACCGACGAGTCCCGCGAGATGCTTGCGACCGTTTTCGAGGAACTCCACGACTCGCGCGAGGCGATCGGCGACTACCTCCGGAACTCGCTCAAGGTCGACAAGACCCTCGGGCCGTGTCCCGACTGCGGGGCGGCCCTGCTCGTCCGCCGGAGTCGTCACGGCTCGTACTTCGTGGGCTGTGACGGCTACCCCGACTGCGAGTTCACCCTGCCGCTGCCCTCTTCGGGCAAACCGGTGATCCAGGAGGAAACCTGCGACGAGCACGAACTTCGGGCAGTGAAGATGCTCGACGGCCGGAACACGTTCGTCCACGGCTGTCCGATCTGTGCCGCTGAGGACGCCGACGAAACCGAGGATCGCGTGATCGGTGCGTGTCCCGAATGCGGCGGTGAGAAGGACAATGATGAGGAGGGTGGCGAACTCGCGATCAAGTCCCTCCGGACGGGATCGCGTCTCGCCGGCTGTACACGGTATCCCGATTGTGAGTACTCGCTCCCGCTCCCGCGCCGCGGCGAAATCGAGGTCACCGACGAGTACTGCGAGGAGCACGCATTGCCCGAGCTCGTGGTCCACTCGGGCGACGATCCGTGGGAACTCGGCTGTCCGGTGTGCAACTATCGGGAGTATCAGGCGCGCCAGGCGGCCACCGATCTCGAAGACCTCGACGGCCTGGGGGCGAAGACCGCCGAAAAACTCGCCGCCGTCGGGATCGACAGTCTGGACGACCTCCGCGAGGGCGAGGCCGACGCGGTCGCCGCCGAGGTCCAGGGCGTGAGCGCCGACAACGTCCGAAAATGGCAGGCGAAGGCGGACTGA